The genomic window GACCCTACGAGGAACTGTACGACCTCGAGGCCGACCCGCTCGAGCGGGAGAACCTCGCGGCGGGGGACGACCCGGACGATCCGGCGACCGAGACCGTTCGCGATGAGCTTCGAACGGACCTGCTCGAGTGGATGGACGCGACCGGCGACCCGCTGCTCGAGGGTCCCGTGCTGCCGAACAACTGGGAGACGGTCCACCCGCGGCTGGAGGACGACCGCGACGACATCCGGCGGTAATCCCGACCGATATTTCTCCCTCGCGGACGAATTCGAACGCGAATGCCCGACGTCGTGTGTCTCGGCAGCGTCAACCTCGACCGGACGTGGTACCTGCCGGCCGAACGGATCCGGGACCTCGAGGCCCGCTACGACTGGTTTCCGGCGGCCGGGGAGACCGTCCGCATCGAGGGGAGTCCCGACCTTCCCGCCGGCGTCCTCGAGGACGCCCAGTACCGAACCGCCGTCGGCGGCAAGGGGTCGAATCAGGCCGTCGCGGCGGCCCGCGCTGGAGCCGACGCCGCGTTTCTCGGCTGCGTCGGGCGCGACGCGGACGAGTACGGCGTCCGCGAGACCCTCGCCGACCGCGGGGTCGCCGTCGACGGCGTGACGACCGTCGGTCGCGAGACGGGGAAGGCGTACGTCTTCGTCGACGAGGGCGGCGAATCGTGGATCGCGATCGTCGGCGGCGCCAACGACGCGGTCGACGAGGGGTACGTGGATCAGGTCCTCGAGCGGGTGCTCTCCGCCGACGCCGTGCTCCTCCAGAACGAGATTCCCGTTTCGACGGCGAACGGCCTGCTCGAGCGCCTCGAGACCGACGAAAACGCGTCCGGGCGGCCGACGGTGGTCCTCAATCCGGCCCCGGCCGACGGCGCGGATCCGCTGGTCGACCGTGCGGCCGTCGACGTCATCGTCGTCAACGAGGCCGAGCACGCGGCGCTCGAGGACTGCCTCGCCACCGTCGACGCGACGGTCGTCCGAAC from Haloterrigena sp. KLK7 includes these protein-coding regions:
- a CDS encoding PfkB family carbohydrate kinase, with translation MPDVVCLGSVNLDRTWYLPAERIRDLEARYDWFPAAGETVRIEGSPDLPAGVLEDAQYRTAVGGKGSNQAVAAARAGADAAFLGCVGRDADEYGVRETLADRGVAVDGVTTVGRETGKAYVFVDEGGESWIAIVGGANDAVDEGYVDQVLERVLSADAVLLQNEIPVSTANGLLERLETDENASGRPTVVLNPAPADGADPLVDRAAVDVIVVNEAEHAALEDCLATVDATVVRTRGADDVIVSDGDAGNVDYRITPPTVDAVDATGAGDAFCGYLAALLGEGEGLERAVEAATVAGSLATETEGVQNAILDRETVERERNC